A portion of the Cryptomeria japonica chromosome 5, Sugi_1.0, whole genome shotgun sequence genome contains these proteins:
- the LOC131036807 gene encoding uncharacterized protein LOC131036807, translating into MHVHTVMHRIVLVWALIFLIAEMKGDGQVSDDDSVTAGPSGGSVTLKDLREKMAEFARERNWDQFHTPRNLLLALMGEVGELSEIFQWKGEVPKGLPDWNASEREHLGEELSDVLLYLVRLADICDVDLGEAALRKMRKNELKYPVERCKGSSKKYTHYSNGVNGNGVDKL; encoded by the exons ATGCATGTACACACAGTAATGCACAGAATTGTTCTTGTATGGGCATTGATTTTTTTGATTGCAGAAATGAAAGGCGATGGACAAGTATCCGACGATGATTCCGTGACGGCGGGGCCTTCAGGCGGCAGTGTTACGCTGAAAGATTTGCGGGAAAAAATGGCAGAGTTTGCGAGGGAGAGAAACTGGGATCAGTTTCATACGCCCCGTAATCTTCTTTTAGCTCTC ATGGGGGAAGTAGGTGAACTGTCTGAAATTTTCCAGTGGAAGGGAGAAGTTCCAAAAGGGCTTCCAGACTGGAATGCTTCAGAGAGGGAGCATCTTGGGGAAGAGTTGTCGGACGTTCTACTTTATCTGGTCAGACTTGCAGACATCTGTGATGTTGATCTCGGTGAAGCAGCTCTGAGGAAAATGAGGAAGAATGAACTCAAATATCCAGTGGAGCGGTGCAAAGGCTCATCAAAGAAATACACCCACTACAGCAATGGAGTGAATGGCAATGGAGTAGATAAACTTTAA